From a single Alkalihalophilus pseudofirmus genomic region:
- a CDS encoding NifU family protein — MDFFRAGYYNIDRKGLLIMATSTEMVEQVQEVLDKLRPFLLRDGGDVELVEVEDGIVKVRLLGACGSCPSSTITLKAGIERALLEEVPGVKEIEQVF, encoded by the coding sequence ATGGATTTTTTTCGTGCTGGCTATTATAATATAGATAGAAAGGGGTTGTTAATAATGGCAACAAGTACTGAAATGGTTGAGCAAGTACAGGAAGTATTAGATAAGCTTCGTCCTTTCTTGCTTCGTGATGGCGGGGACGTTGAACTTGTAGAAGTTGAAGATGGTATCGTTAAAGTTCGTCTTCTTGGTGCATGCGGTTCTTGCCCAAGTTCAACAATTACGCTAAAAGCAGGAATTGAACGCGCTCTTCTTGAAGAAGTTCCTGGCGTAAAAGAAATCGAGCAAGTATTTTAA
- a CDS encoding transcriptional regulator SplA domain-containing protein, translating into MLDMNQLHEGQSVYVIYRNPHTPTVSSIQEATIALDPMNPGQMSLVLFDYYHPIEEDDAIFSSYEEAEASYDDYFM; encoded by the coding sequence ATGCTTGATATGAATCAATTACATGAAGGGCAGTCGGTATATGTGATCTATAGGAATCCACACACGCCGACTGTCTCCTCTATTCAAGAGGCAACGATTGCCCTAGATCCAATGAATCCAGGCCAGATGTCTCTTGTCTTATTTGATTATTACCATCCCATTGAAGAAGACGATGCTATTTTTTCTTCCTATGAAGAAGCAGAAGCCTCTTACGATGATTATTTTATGTAA
- a CDS encoding NAD(P)/FAD-dependent oxidoreductase, protein MKKLVVLGAGYGGMRILQRLLPNDLPNDVEITLIDRLPYHCLKTEYYALAAGTAADHHLRVQFPEDSRLNIKYETISEIHLNDKTVELSNGEFVPYDQLIIGLGCEDKYHGVPGAKEHTYGIQTMEATRRTYEALNNIRPQGVVSIVGAGLSGVELASELRESRPDLTIKLFDRGEIILSMFPRRLSTYVQNWFIDHGVEVINKSNITKVEEGALYNHDERVDTDAVIWTAGIQPVEVVRNLDVEKDKQGRVVLTPQHFLPTDENVFVVGDCASLPHAPSAQLAEGQAEQIVTILKKQWNNEPLPEELPRIKLKGVLGSLGKKHGFGLMGERTLLGRVPRVLKSGVLWMYKHHSGS, encoded by the coding sequence ATGAAAAAACTTGTTGTTTTAGGTGCAGGATATGGCGGTATGCGTATTTTACAGCGCCTCTTACCGAATGATCTGCCAAATGACGTTGAGATTACACTGATTGACCGACTGCCTTATCACTGTCTGAAAACGGAATACTATGCTCTTGCAGCAGGAACAGCAGCAGATCATCATCTGCGCGTTCAATTTCCAGAAGACTCTCGTCTGAACATTAAATACGAAACGATTTCAGAAATCCATTTAAACGATAAAACCGTTGAATTAAGCAACGGGGAGTTTGTTCCTTATGACCAGTTAATTATCGGTCTTGGCTGTGAAGATAAATACCACGGCGTACCAGGCGCTAAGGAGCACACATACGGCATTCAAACGATGGAAGCAACAAGACGCACGTATGAAGCCCTCAACAATATCCGCCCGCAAGGTGTCGTATCAATTGTCGGCGCTGGCTTAAGTGGTGTAGAGCTTGCTAGTGAACTTCGTGAAAGCCGTCCTGATCTAACAATTAAATTATTTGACCGTGGCGAGATCATTCTATCTATGTTCCCTCGCCGCTTAAGTACGTATGTCCAAAATTGGTTTATTGACCACGGCGTAGAAGTGATTAATAAATCGAATATCACCAAAGTAGAAGAAGGCGCTCTATACAACCATGATGAGCGTGTTGACACCGATGCTGTCATTTGGACTGCCGGCATTCAGCCAGTAGAAGTTGTTCGCAACCTAGATGTTGAAAAAGATAAGCAAGGCCGTGTGGTATTAACTCCTCAGCACTTCCTTCCAACAGACGAAAATGTCTTTGTTGTAGGTGACTGTGCGAGCCTTCCGCATGCACCAAGCGCACAGCTTGCGGAAGGACAAGCAGAGCAAATTGTAACGATCTTAAAGAAGCAATGGAACAACGAACCGCTTCCTGAGGAACTCCCGCGCATCAAGTTAAAAGGAGTACTCGGATCACTAGGTAAAAAGCACGGCTTCGGACTAATGGGCGAACGCACCCTGCTAGGCCGAGTGCCACGCGTCCTAAAAAGCGGCGTCCTCTGGATGTACAAACACCACTCAGGGTCATAA
- a CDS encoding YuzD family protein, producing the protein MSEIRLVVYGAEEKCASCINLPTAYETKEWLEAALSRKYEQENVKVDYVDIHGTYGEEHQSYVNAILEDEYFYPLIVFNDEVVGEGNPRLKTIYEKIEESR; encoded by the coding sequence ATGAGCGAAATTAGACTTGTCGTGTACGGAGCAGAAGAGAAATGTGCCAGCTGCATTAATTTACCCACTGCATATGAGACCAAAGAGTGGCTAGAAGCGGCTCTGTCAAGAAAGTATGAACAGGAGAATGTGAAAGTGGACTATGTAGATATCCACGGAACCTACGGTGAAGAGCATCAGTCTTACGTTAATGCTATTTTAGAGGATGAATATTTTTATCCGCTTATTGTATTTAACGATGAAGTAGTAGGGGAAGGAAATCCGCGTTTGAAGACTATTTATGAGAAGATTGAAGAAAGTCGATAA
- a CDS encoding YuzB family protein, which yields MRPIIEFCLSNLASGTQKAMEELERDPNLDIIEYGCLGNCGSCAVTPFALVNGEYISGETNEELVENIYTYLEENPMF from the coding sequence ATGCGTCCTATTATCGAATTTTGTTTAAGTAATCTTGCAAGCGGCACTCAAAAGGCGATGGAAGAGCTAGAACGTGACCCTAATCTAGATATTATTGAATACGGATGTCTAGGAAATTGCGGGAGTTGTGCTGTCACACCTTTTGCGCTTGTAAATGGAGAATATATTTCTGGTGAAACAAATGAAGAGCTTGTAGAAAATATCTACACGTATTTAGAGGAAAATCCTATGTTCTAA